One genomic region from Cyanobium usitatum str. Tous encodes:
- the larC gene encoding nickel pincer cofactor biosynthesis protein LarC gives MPCWPWRQGWDAPWLGRPEAVLALLDAPTGLAGNMLLAALLDLGLPQAEIDGPLAALGLGGTYRLELQERRSGGLRGLHLEVLSLERQPAHRLWGDLRSQLQTAPWPEPLRQRVLEVFGLLAAAEAAVHGHSPEQVHFHEVGALDALVDVVGVCAGLLHFGVEQLVCSPPPAGHGLVATAHGTLPLPAPAVLELARLRAIPLASAEGFPPGELTTPTGLALAACWATRFGHPPTHVPKRVGVGLGSRSLDRPNLLRLTLADGGGSDPAQLETVHLETVLVQQAQIDDATAEDLAFLAEELRQAGALEVFSQAIAMKKGRTAQLLSALVAPEQAESLRRVWWRHSSTLGLREHPQTRWVLPRRSLELATPLGPVRLKQAQLPDGRWRSKPEHDDLAALARQHTLGIDQVRLVVQQALEALPDANLPNQP, from the coding sequence ATGCCCTGCTGGCCCTGGCGCCAAGGCTGGGACGCCCCCTGGCTGGGGAGGCCTGAGGCGGTGCTGGCGCTGCTGGATGCGCCCACGGGCTTAGCCGGCAACATGCTTTTGGCAGCCCTGCTGGATCTGGGGCTACCGCAGGCGGAGATCGATGGCCCCCTGGCCGCCCTCGGCCTAGGCGGGACCTACCGCTTGGAGCTGCAAGAGCGCCGCAGCGGCGGCCTGCGCGGTCTGCATTTGGAGGTGCTGAGCCTGGAGCGCCAGCCAGCCCATCGGCTCTGGGGCGATCTGCGGAGCCAGTTACAGACGGCCCCCTGGCCCGAGCCCTTGCGGCAGCGGGTGCTGGAGGTCTTTGGCCTGCTGGCGGCGGCGGAGGCGGCGGTGCACGGCCACAGCCCCGAGCAGGTGCACTTCCACGAGGTGGGCGCCCTCGATGCCCTGGTGGATGTGGTGGGGGTGTGCGCCGGGCTGCTGCACTTCGGGGTGGAGCAGCTGGTGTGCAGCCCGCCGCCGGCGGGTCATGGCCTGGTGGCCACGGCCCACGGCACCCTGCCCCTGCCGGCGCCTGCCGTATTGGAGCTGGCCCGCTTGCGGGCGATTCCCCTGGCTTCAGCCGAAGGCTTCCCCCCGGGCGAACTCACCACCCCCACGGGTCTGGCCTTAGCGGCCTGCTGGGCGACGCGCTTTGGTCATCCCCCCACCCACGTGCCTAAGCGGGTGGGCGTGGGGCTGGGCTCGCGCAGCCTGGATCGCCCCAACCTGCTGCGGCTCACCCTGGCCGATGGCGGCGGCTCCGATCCTGCCCAGCTCGAAACGGTGCATCTAGAAACCGTGCTGGTGCAGCAGGCCCAGATCGATGACGCCACGGCGGAGGATCTGGCTTTCCTGGCTGAGGAACTGCGCCAGGCCGGGGCCCTGGAGGTGTTCAGCCAGGCGATCGCCATGAAGAAAGGGCGCACCGCCCAGCTGCTTTCGGCCCTTGTCGCCCCCGAGCAGGCCGAGAGCTTGCGCCGGGTGTGGTGGCGGCACAGCAGCACCTTGGGGTTGCGCGAACACCCCCAGACCCGCTGGGTGCTGCCGCGCCGCAGCCTGGAGCTGGCCACGCCCCTGGGGCCGGTGCGGCTCAAGCAGGCCCAGCTGCCCGATGGCCGTTGGCGCAGCAAGCCAGAACACGACGACCTGGCAGCTCTTGCGCGCCAGCACACACTGGGGATCGATCAGGTGCGCTTGGTTGTGCAGCAGGCCCTCGAGGCCCTGCCCGACGCCAACTTGCCCAACCAGCCCTAA